The following coding sequences are from one Luteimonas sp. S4-F44 window:
- a CDS encoding LysR family transcriptional regulator: MELDLNLLRVFLAVADGPNFRAAADRLGVTRSAVSQGIRRLEDALGIALVHRSTRSVRLTEAGERLHRQVATPLAALGTALEEALDDGPARGLLRVAVTSIAERFLSGPLIATFAQAYPGITLDVTITDEVFDIVAAGFDAGVRLGEVIEQDMVAVPLTGPQREVAVAAPDYLARHGVPAHPRDLVAHRCIGWRMTPAVAPHRWEFVEDGHPFDVQVAPQITTNDMLLMIRTALAGGGITFGLEETFAPYLARGELVPLLQDYLPPFPGFFLYFPNRRHQPPKLRALIEHVRAYREHDR, translated from the coding sequence ATGGAGCTCGATCTCAACCTGCTGCGCGTCTTTCTGGCCGTCGCCGACGGCCCGAACTTCCGCGCCGCCGCCGACCGGCTCGGGGTGACGCGCTCGGCAGTCAGTCAGGGCATCCGCCGGCTCGAGGATGCGCTCGGCATCGCGCTGGTCCACCGTTCCACGCGCAGCGTGCGCCTGACCGAAGCCGGCGAGCGCCTGCATCGCCAAGTCGCCACGCCGCTGGCCGCATTGGGCACCGCACTCGAGGAAGCCCTCGACGACGGCCCGGCCCGTGGCCTGTTGCGCGTTGCGGTCACCTCGATTGCCGAGCGCTTCCTGTCCGGGCCGCTGATCGCGACATTCGCCCAGGCCTATCCCGGCATCACGCTGGATGTAACTATCACCGACGAGGTCTTCGACATCGTCGCTGCCGGCTTCGACGCCGGCGTGCGCCTGGGCGAGGTGATCGAGCAGGACATGGTCGCCGTGCCGCTGACCGGCCCGCAGCGCGAAGTCGCCGTCGCCGCCCCGGACTACCTCGCCCGCCACGGCGTGCCTGCGCATCCGCGCGATCTCGTCGCCCACCGCTGCATCGGCTGGCGCATGACGCCCGCCGTCGCGCCGCACCGCTGGGAGTTCGTCGAAGACGGCCACCCATTCGACGTGCAGGTCGCGCCGCAGATCACCACCAACGACATGCTGCTGATGATCCGCACCGCACTGGCCGGCGGCGGCATCACCTTCGGCCTCGAAGAGACATTCGCGCCGTACCTCGCACGCGGCGAATTGGTACCGCTACTGCAGGATTACCTGCCGCCGTTTCCCGGCTTTTTCCTGTACTTCCCGAACCGCCGGCACCAGCCGCCAAAGTTGCGCGCGCTGATCGAGCATGTGCGGGCGTACCGGGAGCATGACCGCTGA